One genomic window of Nitrospirota bacterium includes the following:
- a CDS encoding glycoside hydrolase family 15 protein — MGPEWEKDLRYHDNSLVTNVVLRNSAIGIELHCHDVVDIDLNVYIKKVEVKDLQGKERHVRLFFSHDFHLYGNDIGDTAYFDPRTHSIIHYKANRYFLISCSWAGKPGVTYYACGDKELGGREGTWRDAEDGKLSGNPISWGSADSTIGIWLNLPPGGKAECFYWIAAGRHYNEVAQLNRDVIEKTPEKLIKRSSDYWKAWVQKEARSFGDLPKSVTEIFNRSLLILRTQIDNRGAIIAANDSDIVRFGRDTYSYMWGRDGAFVAVALAKAGYSHVCMKFFDFCSRVLTEEGFLYQHYNPDESLASNWHPWLVDGKEVLPIQEDSTALILWALWIHYQSSKDIEFIRPFYNNFIKKSADFLVTYRDPETLLPTPSYDLWEERYGVHSFTVAAVIAGLRAAANFARLFQDTSLAGEYEIVAEQMKEGLVTHLYHPGLKRYARSGYRKGKGYVLDEVIDVSLMGLATLGALPPNDPRMVETMEAIRRQLWLKTPVEGCARYQNDIYQLADDSPKGIPGNPWFISTLWLGEYFISRAENLEELHEALPYLEWCEKNALPSGVLAEQVHPINGSPLSVSPLTWSHSAFVWVVLQYTEKFNSLKK; from the coding sequence ATGGGGCCGGAATGGGAAAAGGACCTGCGGTATCATGATAACAGCCTCGTTACCAACGTAGTGCTGAGAAACTCGGCAATAGGGATAGAACTGCATTGCCATGATGTGGTTGACATAGACCTGAATGTATATATTAAAAAGGTCGAGGTGAAGGACCTGCAAGGGAAGGAGCGTCATGTAAGGCTCTTTTTCAGCCACGACTTTCACCTTTACGGCAATGACATAGGTGATACGGCTTATTTTGATCCGCGGACACATTCAATCATACACTACAAGGCCAACCGCTACTTTCTAATCAGTTGTTCCTGGGCCGGAAAGCCCGGCGTGACTTACTATGCCTGCGGAGACAAGGAGCTGGGTGGAAGGGAAGGAACATGGAGAGACGCCGAGGACGGTAAACTCAGCGGAAACCCGATCTCCTGGGGTTCTGCTGATTCAACAATAGGAATATGGCTGAACCTGCCCCCCGGCGGAAAGGCAGAGTGCTTTTACTGGATTGCAGCAGGCAGGCATTACAATGAGGTGGCCCAACTCAACCGGGATGTAATAGAGAAGACACCTGAAAAACTGATCAAGCGATCATCTGATTACTGGAAAGCCTGGGTACAAAAAGAGGCCAGATCATTTGGAGACCTTCCCAAATCAGTCACCGAGATTTTCAACCGAAGCCTTCTCATTTTAAGAACACAGATCGACAACCGTGGAGCGATAATAGCCGCAAACGACTCGGATATAGTCCGTTTCGGAAGGGATACATATTCTTATATGTGGGGCCGCGACGGGGCCTTTGTAGCCGTTGCCCTGGCAAAGGCAGGCTACTCGCATGTGTGCATGAAATTTTTCGACTTCTGCTCCCGTGTTCTGACAGAGGAAGGATTTCTTTACCAGCATTACAATCCTGATGAATCGCTGGCAAGTAACTGGCACCCATGGTTAGTGGATGGAAAAGAGGTGCTCCCCATACAGGAAGACTCAACAGCCTTGATTCTCTGGGCGCTCTGGATACATTATCAGAGCTCGAAAGACATAGAATTCATCAGGCCTTTTTACAATAATTTTATTAAAAAGTCAGCAGACTTTCTTGTAACGTACCGGGATCCCGAAACCCTGTTGCCTACACCCTCATATGATCTCTGGGAAGAGCGTTACGGTGTGCACTCCTTTACCGTTGCAGCCGTGATTGCGGGGCTCAGGGCAGCGGCAAATTTTGCGAGACTTTTTCAGGATACCTCCCTGGCCGGAGAATATGAGATTGTAGCTGAACAGATGAAGGAAGGGCTTGTCACGCATCTGTACCACCCCGGCCTGAAGAGGTACGCACGCTCTGGTTACAGGAAGGGCAAGGGCTATGTACTTGATGAAGTGATTGACGTCAGTTTGATGGGACTCGCTACTCTGGGAGCATTGCCCCCCAACGACCCACGGATGGTCGAAACAATGGAGGCTATACGCCGTCAATTATGGCTCAAGACTCCTGTTGAAGGTTGTGCCCGATACCAAAATGACATCTATCAACTGGCGGATGACAGCCCAAAGGGCATCCCCGGCAATCCATGGTTTATCTCAACGCTTTGGTTGGGGGAGTACTTTATCTCTCGGGCTGAAAATCTGGAGGAACTCCACGAAGCCCTTCCCTACCTTGAATGGTGCGAAAAGAATGCGCTTCCTTCCGGTGTGCTTGCCGAGCAGGTACATCCCATAAACGGTTCTCCCCTCTCGGTTTCACCACTCACATGGAGCCATTCCGCTTTCGTGTGGGTAGTCCTGCAATACACCGAAAAGTTCAATTCATTAAAAAAATAA